Proteins encoded together in one Papaver somniferum cultivar HN1 unplaced genomic scaffold, ASM357369v1 unplaced-scaffold_119, whole genome shotgun sequence window:
- the LOC113330812 gene encoding nonsense-mediated mRNA decay protein 2-like produces the protein MRCGSLITRVKLKDPTKLGKLDVENEILRIMKLKPKLDREIERNVEDLYGKNRQENSTDALKENRIAQTRRDEVLEELSDLQVKHEKLVSFIEEKSKKLHAADLKIISFNKALKSEDERGDDKQEKEECEKGEKSGKGGDVDDSDDDDNDEKDKKGGKGGDLDDDDSNDDDEEGQKGVDLHDDSDDDEEEEEKGGKGGDLHDDDNDKEGRKGGDEEDRTES, from the exons AAGGATCCAACTAAGTTGGGGAAACTAGATGTGGAGAATGAAATCTTGCGTATAATGAAGTTAAAACCAAAGTTGGATAGAGAGATTGAAAGAAATGTTGAGGACTTG TACGGAAAGAATAGGCAAGAAAATAGCACAGATGCACTGAAGGAGAATCGCATAGCACAAACAAGAAGAGATGAAGTATTGGAAGAGCTTTCTGACTTGCAGGTTAAACATGAAAAGCTTgttagcttcattgaagaaaaaaGCAAAAAACTTCATGCAGCTGATCTGA AAATCATTTCATTTAACAAAGCATTAAAAAGTGAGGACGAACGTGGTGATGATAAGCAGGAGAAAGAGGAATGTGAGAAAGGTGAGAAAAGTGGAAAAGGTGGTGATGTggatgatagtgatgatgatgataacgATGAGAAAGATAAGAAAGGTGGGAAAGGTGGTGATCTGGATGATGATGatagtaatgatgatgatgaggaaggtcAGAAAGGTGTTGATCTACatgatgatagtgatgatgatgaggaggaggaggagaagggtgGCAAAGGTGGTGATCTACATGATGATGACAATGACAAAGAGGGTAGGAAAGGTGGTGATGAGGAGGATAGAACTGAATCCTAA